The Hugenholtzia roseola DSM 9546 genomic sequence GACGCGCCAAAAGTGGCGTTTATTTGGTCTATGCCAGCGATAGGAATGGCGAGGTAGCCTTAGTAGGAAAACTTGCGATTGTAGAATAGTGAAAAAAACAAAACGAACATTTTTTGAAAGTTTGATAAAATAAAGATAAGATAGCACTTATTTTTATTTCAATCTCACTTCGGACAAGGCAATGCCTTATCCCTACCCTATTTTTTGAGGGGTTCGATGATAATGGCAGCCGCTTTGTGAAAATTTTTCCAACCCACAAATTCCGTATCGCCTTGCAAAGAAAAAATAGGCGTTTGGCAGGCTTCGTCGTGGAAGGCGATTAGGCGATACCCTGTCGGAATTTGGGCGGAGGCAAGGCTGCGCCCAATAGATAAATTTGATAAATAATGTTTGCCTACGGCAATGACACTTTTTTCACCTCTGTAATTAGGAAGACTATATAAAGAAACAACTGTTTTATCGTCTTTTGTTGCAATTTTGGTGGTATGATTTTGTATTTTTTCTTCTGAAACAGCTACTTGCTCTATTTTTTGCACAATAATCGGTCTTTGTCCGTCAAAGGCAGAGAGTTTGTCGGTGGCAGTGGTAAAATCTTCTTCGGGCTGATGAAACCATTGAAACATTTGTGTTCCGTAAAATTTAACATAAAATCCATTTGTGGGGCGGTTATCCGAATCTAAGTACGGTTTTATGTCTATATAAACCGCCATGCCCATGTAGAGATTTTGTTTTGATAGGATATTTTCCCTATGCCCTCTCGAATCCATCCACTGCTGCACCAAATTGAGAGCCACTTCCAAATAAGTTTCCGTCATGGTATGATGTGTCCCACCCAAACCGTAATACGCAATGTTTTCGGCAGGCGAAGGGTTTTTCAGACCTGCCAATCTTGCCCTATCCGTAGGGCTTTTCCGTTCTTTTTCTACGGGATTGTAGTGTGAAAAGAAACCCTTTTCTACCATATTACGCGAATGATGCCAAGCGGCAATTTCCATGCTAAGTAAATGCGGCACTTCTGTTAGCCCATTTTTAAGGCGTTGTTCGTTGGTAGCGAAAAAAAGGCAGGCATTGAGGCGGCGATAATCTACTTTATCGCCTATTTTTTGCTGAAAAAGTGGATTTTGGCGAAAATTGCGCCCCGAAATACTACCGTCGTAATAATTTTTTTGCGCCTTCAAAGCAGGCAGCGTTGCCCCAAAAAGCAACAGGGCAGTAAAAAGTAGGTTGAAAAGAGGCGTTCCCATTTTAAAATTGTGTTTAAGAAGTGTTTATTTTCCTACTTAAACGCCATTTTGTTTGCTTAGTTTTCCTTTTTGTAGGATAGAAGGCATTTCATGAAATTGCATGAAATGGCAGGCAGGCGCAACTTTTTGTTGTGATTCTCTTAGGGTTTTATTTTTTTTGGGATTGATTTTTTTAAGA encodes the following:
- a CDS encoding CAP domain-containing protein, which encodes MGTPLFNLLFTALLLFGATLPALKAQKNYYDGSISGRNFRQNPLFQQKIGDKVDYRRLNACLFFATNEQRLKNGLTEVPHLLSMEIAAWHHSRNMVEKGFFSHYNPVEKERKSPTDRARLAGLKNPSPAENIAYYGLGGTHHTMTETYLEVALNLVQQWMDSRGHRENILSKQNLYMGMAVYIDIKPYLDSDNRPTNGFYVKFYGTQMFQWFHQPEEDFTTATDKLSAFDGQRPIIVQKIEQVAVSEEKIQNHTTKIATKDDKTVVSLYSLPNYRGEKSVIAVGKHYLSNLSIGRSLASAQIPTGYRLIAFHDEACQTPIFSLQGDTEFVGWKNFHKAAAIIIEPLKK